In one Bacillus sp. Marseille-P3661 genomic region, the following are encoded:
- a CDS encoding nuclease-related domain-containing protein: MLLKVRTQSNELLVLQYLNTRMELTESDKFHYLNLEKGYEGELKFDSLAETLLEERYIINDLLLVVNNSYFQIDTLIISQGVIHLLDVKNYQGDYYLESDNLYSLTTKREFKNPVNQLKRSATLFRQLLQNLKQNYLVEASVIFINPEFTLYQAPIGQPIIFPTQVNRFLKELNKTPSNLGEGHKKLTQNLLTLHQTKNPHTILPAYNFDQLQKGIYCHTCRSYQITIKNNNFICGKCGDVEKLEQAILRNTEEFKLLFPERKITTQSIYDWCMVDLHKRTISRVLKKNYTVFGNTNDTYYK, encoded by the coding sequence ATGCTACTTAAAGTACGAACTCAATCAAATGAATTATTGGTTTTGCAATATTTAAATACTAGAATGGAGTTGACTGAAAGTGATAAATTTCACTATTTAAATCTTGAAAAAGGCTATGAAGGGGAGCTGAAATTTGACTCACTGGCAGAAACTCTTCTAGAAGAAAGGTATATTATTAATGACTTGCTGCTAGTAGTTAACAATTCTTATTTTCAAATTGATACATTGATTATTTCGCAGGGGGTTATTCACCTTTTGGATGTTAAAAATTATCAAGGTGACTATTATTTAGAATCTGACAATCTATATTCGCTGACAACCAAGCGTGAGTTTAAGAATCCGGTTAACCAATTAAAACGAAGTGCAACTCTATTTCGCCAACTTCTCCAGAATCTCAAGCAAAATTATCTTGTTGAAGCATCAGTTATTTTTATTAATCCAGAATTCACCTTATATCAAGCCCCTATAGGCCAACCTATTATCTTTCCAACTCAAGTAAATCGTTTTTTAAAAGAACTAAATAAAACACCATCAAATCTAGGCGAAGGACATAAGAAACTAACCCAAAACTTACTAACACTACACCAAACAAAAAATCCACATACTATATTACCAGCCTATAATTTTGATCAACTCCAAAAGGGAATCTACTGTCATACTTGTAGGTCCTACCAGATTACAATAAAAAATAATAACTTTATATGTGGAAAATGTGGGGATGTTGAAAAATTAGAACAAGCTATTTTGAGAAATACTGAGGAATTTAAGTTGCTATTTCCTGAACGAAAGATTACTACTCAAAGTATTTATGATTGGTGTATGGTTGATTTGCATAAAAGGACAATTTCTAGAGTACTAAAGAAAAACTATACTGTATTCGGAAATACTAATGATACTTATTATAAGTAA
- a CDS encoding 2-oxoacid:acceptor oxidoreductase family protein, with translation MATLPKVNELGFFEIRLESIGGLGANLAGKMLSEDGVVGNGLNGVGFSSYGSEKKGSPVKAHIRFCDPDINIRDTTPIERPHVVGIFHDELFKTQNCTSGIYNDSTVLVNSKKSMEKLKDVMKINGGTIAVIDATKIALEEQTKVNTAMLGALYRILDFLDPESMKNTIRKAFEIKYPHLVEPNIRTFDRGYNEVVFQTFEPNSDSIEIPFTREEPVLGYATQPIGGMVTNPGNSILKDLSISRAGMLPHFHEEKCINCAACDTACPDFCFVWEERDDKRGRPQMFLKGIDYQYCKGCLKCVHACPVEALTDEHETDDGYADINRVPHLFDLVKY, from the coding sequence TTGGCAACATTACCTAAAGTAAATGAGTTAGGTTTTTTTGAAATTCGATTAGAGTCAATTGGTGGATTAGGGGCCAATTTGGCGGGAAAGATGCTTTCTGAAGATGGAGTTGTTGGAAATGGACTGAATGGAGTTGGTTTTTCTTCTTATGGCTCAGAAAAAAAGGGATCACCAGTAAAGGCGCATATTCGTTTTTGCGACCCCGATATTAACATCCGTGACACCACACCTATTGAACGCCCTCATGTTGTTGGAATCTTTCATGATGAGCTTTTCAAAACACAAAACTGTACAAGCGGTATATATAACGACAGTACGGTTTTAGTAAATTCAAAAAAATCCATGGAAAAATTAAAAGATGTAATGAAGATTAACGGCGGAACTATCGCTGTTATCGATGCTACTAAAATCGCACTAGAAGAACAAACAAAAGTAAATACTGCAATGCTTGGTGCACTCTATCGCATCTTGGATTTTTTAGATCCAGAATCTATGAAAAATACCATCCGTAAGGCATTTGAAATCAAGTACCCACACTTGGTAGAACCGAATATTCGCACATTTGACCGTGGCTACAATGAAGTTGTTTTTCAAACCTTCGAACCTAATTCAGACTCGATTGAAATACCGTTTACTAGAGAAGAACCGGTGCTTGGGTATGCAACACAACCGATCGGTGGAATGGTGACAAACCCTGGAAATAGTATTTTGAAAGACTTAAGTATATCCCGTGCTGGTATGCTCCCTCATTTCCATGAGGAAAAATGTATTAATTGTGCAGCCTGTGATACAGCCTGTCCTGACTTCTGTTTTGTTTGGGAAGAAAGAGATGATAAACGTGGTCGCCCACAAATGTTCCTAAAAGGAATAGATTATCAATATTGTAAAGGCTGCTTAAAATGCGTTCACGCCTGCCCTGTGGAAGCGCTAACAGATGAACATGAAACCGATGATGGATACGCGGATATTAATCGTGTTCCTCATTTATTTGATTTAGTAAAATACTAG